The proteins below come from a single Plutella xylostella chromosome 2, ilPluXylo3.1, whole genome shotgun sequence genomic window:
- the LOC105393571 gene encoding segmentation protein even-skipped — protein sequence MDSDISKLQTKIPPKNFSIESIVGFNDRRSPDIDIENNISQDYSRNDINSEDEEKLKDSKMGYYFPQNRVPNFPFFMSYDKRVLGGGFQNGGDGGRLAEDLKRGSSPASVRSEVDSDGIDDRPHESLSPQSEQTNPNSAPDPNIRRYRTAFTREQLARLEKEFFKENYVSRPRRCELAAQLNLPESTIKVWFQNRRMKDKRQRIAVAWPYAAVYSDPAFAASILQAAASSVGLPYGYPSPGLLPPFHNPVLPGGYPYPPYPRYPYMPTAPTQSESSLRPAPYPSFNINVDK from the exons ATGGATTCGGACATCAGCAAGCTGCAGACGAAAATCCCTCCTAAAAACTTCTCCATAGAATCCATAGTCGGCTTCAACGACCGCCGCTCGCCAGACATCGACATCGAAAACAACATATCCCAGGATTACTCCAGAAACGACATAAACTCTGAAGACGAAGAGAAACTAAAAGACAGCaaaatggggtattattttCCGCAGAATCGCGTGCCGAATTTTCCGTTTTTCATGTCGTATGACAAGAGGGTTTTGGGGGGTggttttcaaaatggcggcgaCGGCGGGAGGCTGGCGGAGGATCTGAAGAGAGGGTCGAGTCCGGCAAGCGTCCGAAGCGAGGTGGACAGCGACGGCATCGACGACCGGCCGCATG AATCCCTGAGCCCTCAATCGGAACAGACCAACCCAAACTCAGCACCCGACCCCAATATCAG ACGATACCGCACAGCGTTTACAAGAGAACAACTAGCCAGACTAGAGAAGGAGTTTTTCAAAGAGAACTACGTGTCGCGACCAAGGAGGTGCGAACTCGCCGCGCAACTCAACCTGCCAGAATCCACCATCAAG GTATGGTTCCAAAACCGAAGAATGAAAGACAAGCGGCAAAGAATAGCTGTGGCATGGCCCTACGCCGCAGTATACAGCGATCCTGCATTCGCGGCTTCTATCCTGCAAGCGGCCGCTTCATCCGTAGGTTTACCCTACGGTTACCCGTCGCCAGGACTCTTACCCCCCTTCCACAACCCCGTGTTGCCCGGGGGATACCCTTACCCCCCTTACCCGAGGTATCCTTACATGCCCACAGCTCCTACACAGTCCGAAAGCTCGCTACGGCCGGCACCGTACCCCAGTTTTAATATCAATGTAGATAAGTAA